The genomic interval GACCGCCTGGGGGAGGATCTCGGCCTTTCCCTGTGGGAGCGGCCGCAGGACCAGGGCTCGGTGCTGGAGCGCATGGCGCCCGGCCCCCGCGCCGAGTTCCGACGCACCATGATCGACGGTTCGCTGCACGACCTCCTGGACGAGTCCCTGCGCTCGCCGCAGGTGAAGAGCCTGATGATGATGCTGGCGCTGAACGGTCAACTGCTCTCCCCGCGGGCACCCGGCTCGGCCTTCGGGCTGATGCTGCGTCCCATCTCCCGGGCGTCGGGCGACGCCGACCTGCTCGGCATCCGCGATGCCCCGCTGCGCGGTTCGGTCGGGTTGCCGGTCGGATCGATGTCCGCGATCGTCGACGCGCTCGAGACGGCCGCCCGCGTGCGCGGAGTCGCGATCCGCACCGGAGCCGGGGTCGCGCAGCTGGAGTTCGACGATGCCGAGCGGGTGACCGCGGCGGTCCTCGAGACCGGGGAGGCCATCGAGCAGATCGACGCCGTCGTCTCGACGGTGGAGGCATCCCGGCTGCACCGCATGATCCCGGATTCCGCGATCCCCGGGAGCGCGTGGCCTGCGGCCCCGGACGGATCCGCCTTCAAGATCGCGCTCGCGCTCGACGGCCTGCCGTCGGTGGCGGGCGCCCCCGACGGCATCCCGGAGGAGACGCTGCTCTCGACCCAGTTCCGGATCGGCCCGAATCCTGAGTACATCACCGAGGCGGTGGAAGACGGCATCGCGGGGCGTCCGTCCGGAAAACCCATCATCTGGGGGCTGATCCCGAGCCTCACCTCTCCCGGACTCGCCCCCGAGGGGCGCCACCTCATGAGCCTGAACGTCTGGCACGCGCCGCATCGCCTCGGCGAAGCCTACTGGCAGCGGCACGGCGCAGCATTCGCCGATCGGTGCATCGCGCAGCTCGAGACCGCGTTCCCTGGGCTGTCCGATCGCATCACCGATCGACGGTGGCTCGGGCCCCACGAACTCGAACGCGAATTCGGGCTCACCGCGAGCAACATCACCCATGGCGACATGACGCCGCAGAGCATGCTGAACGGCAGGCCGGACGCCGGGCTCAGCGATCAGCTCGAACGCGCCGGCATCGTCCTCGGCGGGGCCGAATCCTGGCCCGGAGGCTACGTGACGGGCATCCCCGGGCGGAGAGCCGCATTGACCATTGCACGAACGAAGGAAGCGATCCGATGAACCAGCTGAACGAGTTTCTCGTGAACATCCAGATCACGTGGCCACGCGATCTCCCCGAGGATGAGATCCACCGTCTCGCCGTCGAAGAGCGGCAGATGGCAGCGGTCCGCGCGACCGAGGGGCATCTGGTCCGCATGTGGCGGGTGCCCGGCCGTCGCGAGAACTGGGGGCTGTGGCGTGCGACCGATGCCACGCAGCTGCATGAGATCCTGAGCGCGCTCCCCGTGTGGCCCTACATGACCGTGACGGTCCATCCGCTTGCCAAGCACGCCGTGGATCCCTTCATAGACTAAGCATCATGAAGTCCATCGGTGTCATCGACATCGCCCGTGAGGCGGGTGTCTCGACGGCGACGGTGTCCCGCGTGCTCAACAGCTCGGAGCGGGTCTCCGAGGACACCCGTGCCCACGTGCTCGAGGTGATCGAGCGGCTCGGGTTCTCCCCGAATGCGTCGGCGTCGAGTCTGCGGAGAGGCCGCAGCGACGCGATCGGCATCGCCGTCGCGAGCATCTCGCAGCCCTGGTACGTGAAGCTCATCCGTGAATTGCGTCGTGCCGTCACCGCCCGGGGCATGACGACCGTGGTCTACGACCTCGAGCACAGCAGCCGCGTGCTCATCGAGCACACCGAGAGCGCCCGGCGCCTGCGCTTGGCCGGGATGATCCTCGCCACGGGCGATCGCCTCGACGAGGCGGAGGTCAGCGATTCCC from Leucobacter allii carries:
- a CDS encoding phytoene desaturase family protein, which codes for MTPHVLVIGGGHNGLVAANYLALTGHRVTLIEQRERLGGVVGRFDYLPGYSSSITNSPGSFEGIVMQELQLQDFGLRFHRPEATLLHPMDDGLFIGWREPRLLEAQMERMAAGESARHRALVSRLDRLGEDLGLSLWERPQDQGSVLERMAPGPRAEFRRTMIDGSLHDLLDESLRSPQVKSLMMMLALNGQLLSPRAPGSAFGLMLRPISRASGDADLLGIRDAPLRGSVGLPVGSMSAIVDALETAARVRGVAIRTGAGVAQLEFDDAERVTAAVLETGEAIEQIDAVVSTVEASRLHRMIPDSAIPGSAWPAAPDGSAFKIALALDGLPSVAGAPDGIPEETLLSTQFRIGPNPEYITEAVEDGIAGRPSGKPIIWGLIPSLTSPGLAPEGRHLMSLNVWHAPHRLGEAYWQRHGAAFADRCIAQLETAFPGLSDRITDRRWLGPHELEREFGLTASNITHGDMTPQSMLNGRPDAGLSDQLERAGIVLGGAESWPGGYVTGIPGRRAALTIARTKEAIR
- a CDS encoding muconolactone Delta-isomerase, with protein sequence MNQLNEFLVNIQITWPRDLPEDEIHRLAVEERQMAAVRATEGHLVRMWRVPGRRENWGLWRATDATQLHEILSALPVWPYMTVTVHPLAKHAVDPFID